A section of the Cuniculiplasma divulgatum genome encodes:
- a CDS encoding shikimate kinase, giving the protein MESIHEGICSVGHGGISILNGIPTGYGAAVAVDLQAESCVMERGIEVQQSDLVNAVMEYFHKSTGKRYGVKINSGIPAGMGLKSSSAVSVALIESLQKATGLSGYPPLLSALISREVGLSVTGAFDDAVAAYHGGSFLTNNTAMAIEQRIDFDWETVFVLLLDGKRGIAGPEILRKHSSEFMEAVRLARSGDITGAMNLNGRLVAEHLGYSMEPIRTADRYGAIASGITGNGPAVFALFREGQEGPLVDCFSRRGKTMVVRPIMHDGSD; this is encoded by the coding sequence ATGGAAAGTATACATGAAGGAATATGCTCAGTAGGCCACGGGGGAATATCCATCCTGAATGGCATCCCAACAGGATACGGGGCAGCAGTTGCTGTTGATCTGCAGGCTGAATCCTGCGTCATGGAGCGTGGTATTGAGGTTCAACAGTCTGATCTTGTCAACGCTGTTATGGAATACTTCCACAAATCAACGGGGAAGAGGTACGGTGTGAAGATCAATTCCGGAATTCCGGCCGGCATGGGGCTGAAGAGCAGCAGCGCAGTTTCGGTGGCACTGATTGAAAGCCTCCAGAAGGCCACAGGCCTTTCAGGCTACCCTCCGCTGCTTTCAGCCCTCATATCAAGGGAGGTTGGACTATCAGTGACGGGGGCATTTGACGATGCAGTGGCTGCATATCATGGAGGGAGTTTCCTGACAAACAACACAGCAATGGCAATCGAACAGAGAATTGACTTTGATTGGGAAACCGTGTTCGTACTGTTGCTTGACGGAAAGCGTGGGATTGCAGGGCCAGAGATCCTCCGCAAACACAGTTCTGAATTCATGGAGGCAGTACGCCTTGCCAGGTCGGGAGACATAACAGGCGCCATGAACCTTAACGGAAGGCTTGTGGCCGAGCACCTGGGATACAGCATGGAACCCATCAGAACTGCGGACCGTTATGGTGCTATTGCATCAGGCATCACTGGAAATGGCCCGGCTGTTTTCGCTCTATTCAGGGAGGGGCAGGAAGGCCCCCTTGTGGATTGTTTTTCACGCAGGGGTAAAACAATGGTTGTGAGGCCGATCATGCATGATGGCAGTGATTAA
- the aroC gene encoding chorismate synthase: protein MVSSMGRHLVLTTFGESASKYVGAVIDGIPAGLPLSQEDLRFELGFRRTGRKLVSGRREEDNPDIVSGTYNGYTTGSPVTVMVRNSDPQPLLYRDVSHLPRPGHADLSFIKKYGRENWDYVGGGRSSARETLSRVIGGAVAKKLLMLAGTQVAAYLKSIGGRGDNDAVTFSEAMGSKRFPTRARNSEWDAEFSEIISRLFSEGDSAGGIVEVQSSGVLPGMGDPVFWKIKSALASAIMSMPAATGFEYGLGFRSAAMKGSEASDSIVRDSSGDLRTERNLSGGILGGITTGQDIVVRCAFKPTSSIRKPAKTVDLDTMEPGSISVIGRHDPVVAVRGVAVAEAMVALVLADFYLYEGILPSSRISRAAAAEMEEKWKVYMKEYAQ, encoded by the coding sequence ATGGTTAGCAGCATGGGGAGGCATCTTGTTCTCACTACTTTCGGGGAAAGTGCCAGCAAATATGTTGGCGCTGTTATTGACGGTATACCTGCAGGTTTGCCCCTGTCACAGGAAGACCTCAGGTTTGAGCTGGGTTTCCGCAGGACAGGGAGGAAACTTGTGTCCGGGCGCAGGGAAGAGGACAATCCGGATATAGTCAGTGGTACATACAACGGATACACAACAGGATCGCCTGTTACGGTTATGGTGAGGAACAGCGATCCCCAACCTCTCCTCTATCGGGATGTTTCTCACCTTCCCAGGCCGGGACATGCCGATCTTTCATTCATAAAGAAATACGGAAGGGAAAACTGGGATTACGTGGGTGGAGGCCGCAGCAGTGCCAGGGAGACACTTTCAAGGGTCATAGGCGGTGCCGTGGCAAAGAAACTTCTCATGCTTGCAGGCACACAGGTTGCTGCCTACCTTAAGTCAATTGGAGGAAGAGGTGATAATGATGCAGTCACGTTCTCAGAGGCAATGGGGTCTAAACGTTTTCCCACCAGGGCAAGGAACAGTGAATGGGATGCAGAATTCTCTGAAATAATAAGCAGGCTGTTCTCGGAGGGCGACAGTGCGGGAGGTATTGTTGAAGTCCAGTCATCGGGTGTTCTTCCGGGAATGGGCGATCCTGTTTTCTGGAAGATAAAGTCAGCTCTGGCCTCGGCAATAATGTCAATGCCTGCAGCCACAGGTTTCGAGTATGGCCTTGGTTTCAGGAGTGCAGCCATGAAGGGAAGTGAAGCCTCCGATTCAATTGTGAGGGATAGCTCAGGAGATCTCCGGACTGAAAGGAACCTCTCCGGCGGGATACTGGGGGGGATAACCACGGGACAAGATATTGTTGTGAGATGTGCGTTCAAACCCACAAGCTCCATAAGAAAACCGGCAAAGACAGTGGATCTGGACACAATGGAACCTGGAAGCATATCAGTAATTGGCAGGCATGATCCGGTTGTTGCCGTTCGTGGTGTTGCGGTAGCAGAGGCAATGGTTGCGCTGGTTCTTGCGGATTTCTATCTCTACGAAGGCATACTCCCATCTTCAAGGATATCGCGAGCGGCTGCAGCTGAAATGGAGGAAAAATGGAAAGTATACATGAAGGAATATGCTCAGTAG
- the aroB gene encoding 3-dehydroquinate synthase produces MAGNSKTVLVDSSTKKPYREVNDLSAEISRLKGRKLVFYSETIRNPVDSARGDNIISVAVEDGENLKSLHGFERLLEIMLENNIGREDYVIPVGGGSVTDAVGFGASVFKRGVKTINVPTTLLGMVDAAVGGKTGINFRNTKNLVGTFYFPEEIWINGDFLYTLPEREYRSGIAEMLKYGFIMDRDLLKLMLDNSSKIAGRERSVLMSAVKRCIEDKMTVVNNDPLEKKNIRNILNYGHTIGHSLEAASGFAITHGEAISVGMIMENRFGVELIGIPPEGSAGTEDVLRSFNLPVSYKDLKQHIDISILKNALVRDKKSRQGKILMPFIREAGKAEVKPVPVEMLEEFLDREFA; encoded by the coding sequence TTGGCAGGTAATTCGAAAACTGTGCTGGTAGATTCATCAACGAAAAAGCCATATCGTGAAGTTAATGATCTGTCGGCGGAAATATCGCGGCTGAAGGGCCGTAAACTTGTATTTTATTCTGAAACAATAAGGAATCCTGTTGACTCTGCCCGAGGAGATAACATAATAAGTGTTGCGGTGGAGGACGGGGAAAATCTCAAGAGCCTCCATGGATTTGAACGCCTTCTGGAGATAATGCTGGAAAATAATATTGGCAGGGAAGACTATGTTATTCCGGTAGGAGGGGGCAGTGTCACAGATGCAGTTGGATTCGGTGCCTCTGTTTTCAAGCGCGGCGTTAAGACCATAAATGTGCCTACCACCCTTCTTGGTATGGTGGATGCGGCGGTTGGGGGAAAGACAGGGATCAATTTCAGAAACACGAAAAATCTCGTGGGGACTTTTTATTTCCCAGAAGAGATCTGGATAAACGGCGATTTTCTTTACACTCTTCCTGAAAGGGAATACAGATCCGGTATTGCTGAAATGCTGAAATACGGGTTCATAATGGATCGTGATTTACTGAAACTGATGCTGGATAACTCCAGTAAGATAGCAGGCAGGGAAAGATCTGTTCTGATGTCGGCTGTGAAAAGGTGCATTGAGGACAAGATGACAGTGGTTAACAATGATCCCCTTGAAAAGAAGAATATCAGGAACATCCTGAATTACGGACATACCATAGGCCATTCACTGGAGGCGGCATCAGGATTCGCCATCACGCACGGAGAAGCCATCTCCGTGGGAATGATTATGGAAAACAGGTTTGGAGTGGAGCTCATTGGTATTCCTCCAGAGGGAAGTGCAGGAACTGAGGATGTTCTCAGGTCTTTCAATCTGCCGGTATCATATAAGGATCTGAAACAGCATATTGACATTTCCATTCTGAAGAATGCACTTGTGAGAGACAAGAAATCCAGACAGGGGAAAATACTGATGCCATTTATCAGGGAGGCTGGAAAGGCAGAGGTGAAGCCAGTACCCGTTGAAATGCTGGAGGAGTTTCTTGACAGGGAATTCGCCTGA
- the aroF gene encoding 3-deoxy-7-phosphoheptulonate synthase — protein MSNEYVSSGSLNHAEGKSGNNVNLKRKGSAKFLYDRETNNIDTIVEAGSSMIGSRPVQVAAGPCSIDFEGMDEFALELKKAGASIIRGGAFKPRTSPYSFQGYGEQGIKELLRAKELTGLPVVSEIMDISQLPFFRDVDILQVGSRNAQNFTLLTKLGELRKPVLLKRGMGNTIDELLGSAEYVLQGGNRSVILCERGIRTFENSTRFTLDIGAVPVLKQRTHLPICVDPSHAAGKRDLVIPLALSAVAAGADMILVEVHPDPDNARSDSEQQLTIKQFKSLMIQIRKLEDALGR, from the coding sequence ATGAGTAATGAGTACGTAAGTTCCGGATCCCTGAATCATGCAGAGGGTAAGTCCGGTAATAATGTGAATTTAAAAAGAAAGGGATCGGCCAAGTTCCTCTATGATAGGGAAACAAACAACATAGACACAATTGTTGAAGCGGGATCATCCATGATAGGATCCAGGCCAGTGCAGGTTGCCGCGGGCCCATGTTCCATAGATTTTGAGGGCATGGACGAATTTGCCCTTGAACTGAAGAAAGCAGGCGCCAGCATAATACGTGGTGGCGCTTTCAAGCCAAGGACCAGCCCGTACTCGTTCCAGGGATACGGAGAGCAGGGAATAAAGGAGCTTCTAAGGGCAAAGGAACTGACGGGTCTGCCGGTTGTATCTGAGATCATGGATATTTCCCAGCTCCCATTTTTCAGGGATGTGGACATACTTCAGGTGGGCTCCAGAAACGCACAGAATTTCACCCTTCTCACCAAGCTCGGCGAATTGAGGAAGCCAGTACTGCTCAAGAGAGGGATGGGAAACACAATTGATGAACTGCTTGGTTCCGCTGAATATGTACTGCAGGGCGGCAACAGATCAGTTATACTCTGTGAACGGGGCATAAGGACATTTGAAAACTCCACAAGATTCACCCTTGACATCGGTGCTGTACCGGTACTGAAGCAGAGAACGCATCTCCCAATCTGCGTGGACCCCAGTCATGCTGCTGGAAAGCGGGATCTGGTCATCCCTCTGGCCCTGTCAGCAGTTGCCGCTGGTGCAGATATGATACTTGTTGAGGTCCACCCAGATCCGGATAATGCCAGGAGCGACAGTGAACAGCAGCTGACGATAAAACAGTTTAAGAGCCTGATGATACAGATTCGGAAGCTGGAAGATGCGCTTGGCAGGTAA
- a CDS encoding DUF3311 domain-containing protein — MNAIAKFILLAIPYFLMVLGIGIYNRVNPELGGWPFFYWYQLVWIFVAAILTSAVYLVERREKASKKGDAQ; from the coding sequence ATGAATGCTATAGCTAAATTCATTCTGTTGGCTATCCCATACTTTCTGATGGTTTTGGGGATAGGCATATATAATAGGGTGAACCCTGAACTTGGAGGATGGCCATTTTTCTATTGGTATCAGCTAGTTTGGATCTTCGTTGCGGCCATATTAACTTCGGCCGTATACCTTGTGGAAAGAAGGGAAAAGGCTTCCAAGAAAGGTGATGCACAATGA
- a CDS encoding sodium:solute symporter: MSYTFALTDYVIFFAIVIGVLVAGFLGHFWRKPTTFKDIQEWGIGGRRFGTVVVWFLLGGDLYTAYTLVAVPGLAASSGALGMFAITYGIMIYPIVYATMPRMWNVSKRRGYVTASDYVKDRFNSRMLAMLIGLTGVVAEIPYIALQIVGIKFVMSSLAIPAIIGLTIAFLLVAGFTFFSGLRGPALTAIIKDAIIWAAVIVIVIYVPLKLGGFGHMFSAAAAISPSTVSLSPALELGYVTLALGSALALFLYPHAITGTLGSKSSKTIKRNSALLPLYNVLLLFVAIIGIAAVVQNNGLYSSSTSSLAFPDVILHTFPSAFTAFAFAAVVVGSIVPASIMALASANLLTRNVYLEYINPNASSATQSLLSKVLVIVVIALALAFSFVPAASGEIVYLQTFGGAFILQTLPAVYLSLYTRKLNKYAVGLGWAAGLGTALYALFEIGFKSSLYKPIDFIYVGILSLVVNLAVLAVAMLVVVALKKVKEEGIIENAEFQDISEMD; encoded by the coding sequence ATGAGCTACACGTTTGCCCTGACCGACTACGTAATATTTTTTGCAATAGTTATAGGGGTACTGGTGGCTGGTTTTCTCGGACATTTCTGGAGGAAGCCCACCACTTTTAAGGATATCCAGGAGTGGGGAATTGGCGGCAGGCGTTTCGGCACTGTTGTCGTATGGTTCCTGCTTGGCGGAGACCTCTATACAGCTTATACACTGGTTGCCGTACCGGGTTTGGCCGCAAGCAGCGGTGCACTGGGTATGTTTGCAATAACTTATGGTATCATGATATATCCAATAGTTTACGCCACTATGCCCAGGATGTGGAATGTATCCAAGAGGAGAGGGTATGTTACTGCATCAGACTACGTTAAAGACCGTTTCAACAGCAGAATGCTTGCAATGCTCATTGGACTGACAGGAGTTGTTGCTGAAATACCATACATTGCACTTCAGATTGTGGGCATAAAGTTCGTTATGTCCTCGCTGGCAATTCCTGCAATAATAGGACTGACAATAGCATTTCTGCTTGTTGCCGGATTCACATTCTTCAGTGGTCTCAGGGGACCAGCCCTCACTGCAATAATTAAGGATGCCATAATATGGGCTGCAGTCATAGTAATAGTTATATATGTCCCACTGAAGCTTGGAGGCTTCGGTCACATGTTTTCAGCTGCAGCAGCTATTTCTCCAAGTACCGTAAGTCTTTCGCCTGCACTTGAACTTGGATATGTAACACTTGCGCTGGGATCCGCTCTGGCACTTTTCCTGTATCCTCATGCAATCACCGGCACTTTGGGCTCAAAAAGCTCAAAGACCATAAAGAGGAATTCTGCTCTACTTCCATTATATAATGTACTCCTCCTCTTTGTTGCCATAATAGGTATTGCCGCCGTTGTACAGAATAATGGCCTGTATTCATCTTCCACAAGCAGCCTTGCTTTTCCGGATGTTATACTTCACACATTCCCCTCTGCTTTTACCGCATTCGCCTTTGCTGCCGTTGTTGTTGGAAGCATAGTTCCAGCATCCATAATGGCCCTAGCATCAGCTAATCTGCTCACAAGGAATGTTTATCTGGAATACATAAACCCGAATGCATCGAGTGCAACACAGTCCCTTCTCTCCAAGGTGCTGGTTATTGTGGTCATAGCACTGGCCCTTGCCTTCTCTTTCGTTCCGGCAGCATCCGGGGAAATAGTATATCTTCAGACATTCGGTGGTGCATTCATTCTTCAGACGCTGCCTGCAGTTTACCTTTCTCTCTACACAAGAAAGCTGAACAAGTATGCTGTCGGCCTTGGCTGGGCAGCAGGGCTGGGAACTGCGCTCTATGCACTGTTTGAAATCGGGTTCAAGAGTTCCCTGTATAAGCCCATCGATTTCATTTACGTTGGGATACTTTCACTTGTAGTCAACCTGGCAGTCCTGGCAGTTGCGATGCTGGTGGTGGTTGCCCTTAAGAAAGTGAAGGAAGAAGGTATAATAGAGAACGCTGAATTTCAGGACATAAGTGAAATGGATTAA
- a CDS encoding GtrA family protein, which translates to MISHRLRDRMVELIRKNLFRSIKYSLSGYLGFFVLEIVTYLGLRLLGYSRIVEIDAVAFFTGVSLEFLVNEYWTTRNEGFHESSLRGIFIRLGKFQVLNLLGNIIAISIQLSLLHFFGIYPLLGNIIGSAIAFPFNYIIQMKSVWKINVVN; encoded by the coding sequence ATGATAAGCCATCGGCTCAGGGACAGAATGGTTGAACTTATCAGGAAGAATCTGTTCCGTTCAATAAAATATTCTCTATCGGGTTATCTTGGCTTTTTTGTCCTTGAGATCGTTACCTACCTGGGGCTGAGGCTGCTTGGATATAGCAGAATCGTGGAAATAGATGCGGTTGCATTCTTTACGGGAGTGAGTCTTGAGTTCCTGGTGAACGAGTACTGGACCACCAGAAATGAAGGGTTTCACGAGTCATCTCTAAGGGGAATTTTTATCAGGCTTGGGAAATTCCAGGTTTTGAACCTGCTTGGAAATATAATAGCAATATCTATTCAGCTTTCTCTGTTGCATTTCTTTGGTATTTATCCACTGCTGGGGAACATAATAGGTTCAGCTATAGCCTTTCCGTTTAATTATATTATCCAGATGAAGTCTGTATGGAAAATTAATGTTGTAAATTGA
- a CDS encoding helix-turn-helix domain-containing protein, which yields MVMDTPLVRHVSKEQLEMVISREKSRARMIKRLLFIRALYEGHNLSEACALVGITKSCGYLWLNRWNLQGPTAFIPGSKAGRPRKVKASSRQLVEMVERSRSLKAAKNAIKERFGVEYSYRQIIRISKQIEQENLDRVE from the coding sequence ATGGTGATGGACACGCCACTGGTAAGACATGTCTCAAAGGAACAGCTTGAAATGGTCATTTCCAGGGAGAAATCCCGGGCAAGGATGATTAAGCGGTTGCTGTTCATAAGAGCCCTCTATGAGGGACATAATCTTTCGGAGGCATGTGCCCTCGTGGGCATAACGAAATCATGTGGTTATCTGTGGCTGAATCGCTGGAATCTGCAGGGTCCAACAGCGTTCATTCCCGGGTCCAAAGCCGGAAGGCCCAGGAAAGTTAAGGCTTCATCCAGGCAGCTTGTGGAGATGGTGGAAAGAAGCAGGTCCCTGAAAGCTGCAAAAAATGCCATTAAGGAGAGGTTCGGCGTCGAATATTCATACAGGCAGATTATCAGGATAAGCAAGCAGATAGAACAGGAAAACCTTGACCGTGTGGAGTGA
- a CDS encoding protease pro-enzyme activation domain-containing protein, giving the protein MDNRYKVIVSVIVVALFVASVMVYGVSNATGRTGIESSTAPASTMSSGQLVQMQGASVNGQLSKFGNFQLVSENSQFNPNAQLVVTLSLKPTGNLSSYVSAISNPDSAMYRQYTSAAGLGNMFGVSQQAYSSIVSYFSQYGLNVQTSPARLSLTLVGTVSQFESAFDTQIGAYAIQYTSDGVWMPLFGNGSAVPGSVSLSPVEYVNTAGLNMPAGIAQYVSGVTGLDGMAASPDLMLPYGMSPSGVVPGLYNSTGSTVTLNSSQAPGSINNPYDLGSVQNITDANYTWAPNYLTPTDAAFNDPFGNYQFIFPSTMHVLTGASNLWSGQSTIASEPDMGQGVTVAVIEVGDLPLSWLQGFAKEVWNNPNQITSRLSVVNLLGANLFDGEIYGWTLETALDIEYVAAMAPAAHIDLVAVPNPQFSSFDYAYQYIAQNLVSGNNATDSISITSNSYGSGEEYTAFFGAPMYMTVENTLLSELNAVGVTNFFASGDYGSYAAAFEYGATSAGVPAIATGSTSVGGGQLTAESNGVVFPETGIYALNSQFDLEMQVAPATGVESYTYWSYGFGEDGTFKGFIGGGFGQSIMSSQPWWQNALDTYSSGARMDPVVSGPAAFNMSVYTGFWNLFYGGTSFATPITAGEWALIDEQANVAFGSPSMGDINPTLYQAHNAYEAGMSSVHFNPYIDMQNIGKGFNYGPTNSFDWYYFNLSINEPSDPIVPWWIFTLGNPAGNNWNYLQGLGMINVGIMDSALIGQVPSTQHALMNEPFTVMALTPSGPAQFETLVGGTTYTFQVILANGQPGGYYTVEAYSGGPNNGMYGGGTVTQIHTNAQGMFNYTPVYNMNSPSPAASEYGYFLVSSVASSEGSFQQFAVVLPPVTSGNLTLGVTNALGMLETSVAEVPMFMDTQTGYYNLIGATGEVFLNGTPVSNAVVHEVSVSNAQFSFEDPTLPVSSYAPGVQIGTFLSDGRGMFNFWTDAFLAEINGPLYTQVEMIYATYGNLTSNMVTVYIEPQSGSFYPNIGLNSAGTALVGTVTFSDMKYVNYVNISIGSEPGQYVNVSYPPQFVDSLTGVPVSGVFNGVIPVNFTNLPPAGTPIVMNMVAQGYNDLSLSFSFFGFTFAIQDVQNPIVWSDPLIISNPGAMPATVLSASQTGLVNGNLTLSYSASSETSLVSSSISVASAAGQQVVSQNLPMKGTFVINTADYPDGYYTITYSVTTSTGLTSTSQETVYIDNTQAQLETQIASLEAEYSSAIQQLNTLKAELSQSSVSSSALQSQIATLNQTIREMSSSLASAESQENLTSSELLSAETQLLNAEKQNGADQQQIQQMNSEISQYRANATAQQNTIASLQQQIANLQQQINSLSGKNNDRSPFYYIGGIMAAVIVGIVAAVASVSVYSYGRQKKKN; this is encoded by the coding sequence ATGGATAATAGGTATAAAGTTATTGTCTCTGTGATCGTGGTTGCACTTTTTGTTGCCTCAGTCATGGTGTATGGCGTAAGCAACGCAACCGGGCGAACAGGGATAGAGAGCTCGACCGCACCGGCGAGCACAATGTCTTCTGGCCAGCTGGTGCAGATGCAGGGAGCGTCCGTAAACGGGCAGCTTTCCAAATTTGGGAACTTCCAGCTTGTAAGCGAAAATTCCCAGTTCAATCCAAATGCCCAGCTTGTTGTGACCCTGAGCCTTAAGCCCACAGGAAACCTTTCATCGTACGTATCCGCCATATCAAATCCGGATTCGGCTATGTACAGGCAGTACACGTCGGCAGCGGGGCTTGGAAATATGTTCGGGGTTTCACAGCAGGCTTACAGCTCCATTGTGTCTTACTTCAGCCAGTACGGCCTTAACGTGCAGACGAGTCCTGCAAGGCTGTCTCTAACACTTGTTGGTACAGTCTCACAGTTTGAATCAGCATTCGACACGCAGATAGGGGCATATGCCATACAGTATACCAGCGATGGCGTCTGGATGCCACTGTTCGGCAATGGCAGTGCAGTTCCGGGAAGTGTTTCTCTGTCACCGGTTGAATATGTCAACACCGCCGGCCTGAACATGCCTGCAGGTATAGCACAGTACGTTAGCGGAGTAACAGGCCTTGACGGCATGGCTGCCTCACCAGACCTCATGTTGCCCTACGGCATGAGTCCCAGTGGAGTTGTGCCTGGCCTGTATAACAGCACCGGATCAACAGTAACCCTGAATTCCTCACAGGCCCCTGGAAGCATAAACAACCCGTATGATCTAGGATCCGTGCAGAACATAACGGATGCGAACTACACCTGGGCACCGAACTATCTGACACCAACTGATGCAGCATTCAACGATCCATTTGGAAATTACCAGTTCATATTCCCGAGCACCATGCACGTTCTCACTGGAGCCAGCAATTTATGGTCCGGACAGTCCACCATTGCAAGTGAGCCAGACATGGGCCAGGGTGTAACCGTTGCAGTCATAGAGGTTGGAGACCTGCCACTCTCATGGCTTCAGGGATTTGCTAAGGAAGTATGGAACAACCCCAACCAGATCACAAGCAGGCTCAGCGTTGTCAATCTTCTGGGTGCAAATCTATTCGATGGAGAGATATATGGGTGGACTCTTGAGACAGCACTTGACATAGAATATGTAGCAGCAATGGCTCCAGCCGCACACATTGACCTTGTGGCAGTGCCCAATCCCCAGTTCTCGTCCTTTGACTATGCCTACCAGTATATTGCCCAGAACCTGGTGAGCGGGAACAATGCAACTGATTCAATCAGCATCACCAGCAACTCCTACGGCAGCGGAGAGGAATACACGGCATTCTTTGGCGCTCCCATGTACATGACCGTTGAAAACACCCTGCTTTCCGAACTGAATGCTGTGGGCGTGACGAACTTCTTCGCATCTGGTGATTATGGATCATACGCAGCAGCGTTTGAGTATGGGGCAACATCGGCCGGAGTGCCTGCCATAGCCACTGGATCCACCAGCGTAGGCGGAGGACAGCTCACAGCAGAGAGCAATGGGGTCGTTTTCCCGGAAACTGGCATCTACGCACTGAATTCCCAGTTTGACCTCGAGATGCAGGTTGCACCTGCCACTGGTGTGGAGTCATACACGTACTGGTCATATGGTTTTGGTGAGGATGGCACATTCAAGGGATTCATCGGCGGAGGATTCGGTCAGTCCATAATGTCTTCACAGCCCTGGTGGCAGAACGCCCTTGACACATACAGTTCAGGGGCAAGGATGGACCCCGTTGTCAGCGGACCTGCCGCATTCAACATGTCCGTATATACGGGATTCTGGAACCTCTTCTATGGTGGAACATCATTTGCAACTCCAATAACTGCAGGTGAATGGGCACTCATAGATGAACAGGCAAATGTGGCCTTCGGATCTCCATCCATGGGAGACATAAACCCGACGCTGTACCAGGCACACAATGCCTATGAAGCAGGAATGTCCTCAGTTCACTTCAACCCCTACATAGACATGCAGAACATTGGAAAGGGATTCAATTATGGACCTACAAACAGCTTTGACTGGTACTATTTCAACCTGAGCATAAACGAGCCCTCTGATCCAATTGTGCCCTGGTGGATTTTCACCCTTGGAAACCCGGCCGGAAACAACTGGAACTACCTGCAGGGTCTTGGAATGATCAACGTTGGAATCATGGACAGCGCACTCATTGGACAGGTGCCAAGCACACAGCACGCCCTGATGAATGAGCCATTCACCGTAATGGCACTGACTCCTTCCGGTCCAGCTCAGTTCGAAACCCTTGTTGGAGGTACCACATACACATTCCAGGTGATACTTGCCAACGGCCAGCCTGGAGGATACTACACTGTGGAGGCTTATTCCGGAGGACCCAATAACGGCATGTATGGAGGAGGGACAGTAACACAGATACACACCAATGCACAGGGGATGTTCAACTACACGCCTGTCTACAACATGAACTCTCCAAGCCCGGCCGCCTCAGAGTACGGCTACTTCCTTGTTTCGTCAGTGGCAAGCAGTGAAGGGAGCTTCCAGCAATTTGCTGTTGTTCTCCCACCGGTGACAAGCGGGAACCTGACACTTGGTGTCACAAACGCACTTGGCATGCTTGAAACAAGCGTTGCGGAAGTTCCAATGTTCATGGACACCCAGACCGGCTATTACAACCTCATTGGCGCTACCGGTGAAGTGTTCCTCAATGGAACTCCTGTGAGCAATGCTGTTGTGCATGAAGTATCGGTGAGCAACGCACAGTTCTCGTTCGAGGATCCCACACTGCCTGTATCAAGCTATGCACCGGGAGTGCAGATTGGAACGTTCCTGTCTGACGGAAGGGGCATGTTCAACTTCTGGACGGATGCTTTCCTTGCAGAGATCAATGGCCCTCTGTACACACAGGTTGAGATGATCTACGCCACATACGGAAACCTCACCAGCAACATGGTGACTGTGTACATAGAACCGCAGAGCGGAAGCTTCTATCCAAACATCGGCCTCAACAGTGCCGGCACAGCTCTGGTGGGAACAGTGACCTTCAGTGACATGAAATACGTGAATTACGTGAATATATCCATAGGATCAGAGCCTGGACAGTATGTGAATGTCAGCTATCCGCCACAGTTTGTCGATTCACTCACAGGTGTGCCCGTAAGTGGAGTGTTCAATGGCGTGATCCCTGTGAACTTCACAAATCTGCCGCCTGCTGGTACCCCCATTGTGATGAACATGGTTGCCCAGGGATACAACGATCTGTCATTGAGTTTCAGCTTTTTCGGGTTCACCTTTGCCATACAGGATGTGCAGAATCCCATAGTGTGGTCCGATCCACTGATCATCAGCAACCCAGGTGCAATGCCTGCAACTGTGCTTTCAGCCTCTCAGACCGGCCTGGTGAATGGGAACCTGACACTCTCCTATTCGGCATCCTCTGAAACCTCACTGGTGAGTTCCAGCATATCTGTGGCATCTGCGGCAGGACAGCAGGTTGTTTCCCAGAATCTTCCCATGAAGGGTACATTTGTCATAAACACTGCAGACTATCCTGACGGATACTACACAATAACGTACTCAGTGACCACGTCAACTGGCCTAACATCCACCTCTCAGGAAACAGTCTATATAGACAACACACAGGCCCAGCTTGAAACACAGATAGCAAGCCTTGAAGCAGAATACTCATCGGCAATACAGCAGTTGAACACCCTCAAGGCAGAGCTGTCACAGTCGTCAGTCAGCAGCAGTGCACTCCAGAGCCAGATAGCGACACTGAACCAGACAATCAGGGAAATGAGCTCCAGCCTTGCATCTGCTGAATCTCAGGAAAACCTCACCTCTTCAGAACTACTGAGTGCTGAGACGCAGCTACTGAACGCAGAAAAACAGAACGGAGCTGACCAGCAGCAGATCCAGCAGATGAACAGCGAGATTTCCCAGTACAGGGCAAACGCCACAGCGCAGCAGAACACTATAGCTTCATTGCAGCAGCAGATTGCAAACCTCCAGCAGCAGATAAACTCACTGAGCGGGAAGAACAATGACAGATCCCCATTCTACTATATCGGCGGCATAATGGCTGCTGTTATAGTGGGCATTGTGGCTGCAGTGGCATCGGTCAGCGTCTACAGCTACGGGAGGCAGAAGAAGAAAAACTGA